One region of candidate division WOR-3 bacterium genomic DNA includes:
- a CDS encoding M42 family peptidase: MKKTEERLKEFCEIPGPTGMESAVAKMFIEKASSFSDETYIDHIGNAVAVKKGKGKKKIMAAAHMDEVGLIVTKILKGGFLRVYQVGGVDRSILLGQEVVIHSSEGEIEGFIGSKPPHLMSGEETKKPHTWESLFVDTGLDEKEILSKISVGDFISYKAKSVKLLSDNFSSKSIDNRFGVAVLVMALERLYRTETDWSFYAVGTVQEEWTGLGAKSSANIINPDVAVALDVTHGNLPGLKDSETFNLGKGITLSVGPNIHRGVLSKAKKICEYEEIPFSCEIAPYGTGTDAYTIQLVKNGIPCIVVSAPVRSMHSPVETISGKDVERASRLLSSLVKEIEISDLDIDIPEKEEKE; the protein is encoded by the coding sequence ATGAAAAAAACCGAAGAACGACTTAAAGAATTTTGCGAGATCCCTGGTCCAACCGGTATGGAATCCGCCGTGGCGAAAATGTTCATTGAAAAAGCGAGCTCTTTCTCCGACGAAACATACATTGACCACATTGGGAACGCAGTTGCCGTGAAAAAAGGTAAAGGTAAAAAGAAAATTATGGCCGCCGCCCACATGGACGAAGTGGGGTTAATCGTGACGAAAATACTCAAAGGCGGATTTCTCCGAGTCTATCAAGTAGGAGGGGTTGACAGATCCATTCTGCTGGGACAGGAAGTTGTAATACATTCTTCCGAAGGTGAAATCGAGGGCTTCATAGGCTCCAAGCCGCCTCATCTGATGTCCGGGGAAGAGACCAAAAAGCCACACACATGGGAATCCCTGTTCGTAGACACCGGCTTGGATGAAAAGGAGATACTGTCTAAAATATCGGTTGGTGATTTCATTTCCTACAAAGCGAAAAGCGTCAAGCTACTCTCAGATAATTTTTCATCCAAATCCATCGACAACAGATTCGGCGTCGCCGTTTTGGTGATGGCTCTCGAAAGGCTTTACAGGACTGAAACCGACTGGAGCTTTTACGCGGTAGGTACTGTTCAGGAAGAATGGACAGGGTTGGGCGCGAAGAGCTCTGCTAATATTATTAACCCGGACGTTGCCGTCGCGCTCGACGTCACGCACGGGAACCTGCCGGGTTTAAAGGATTCCGAGACTTTCAATCTCGGAAAAGGCATAACACTCTCTGTAGGGCCCAACATTCACAGGGGGGTTCTGTCCAAAGCGAAAAAAATATGCGAATACGAAGAAATTCCTTTTTCTTGCGAAATAGCTCCTTACGGAACAGGAACGGACGCCTACACTATACAGCTCGTTAAAAACGGCATCCCCTGCATTGTCGTATCCGCTCCCGTCAGATCAATGCATTCGCCGGTGGAAACCATTTCGGGTAAAGACGTGGAACGTGCGTCAAGACTTCTCTCGTCTCTTGTCAAAGAAATTGAAATTTCCGACCTCGACATAGACATTCCGGAAAAAGAGGAAAAGGAGTAG
- a CDS encoding ParB/RepB/Spo0J family partition protein, which produces MNMKKRLGKGFDALIGSATSLKTSEDELVELDVNILKKGKFQPRTYFDDEALEELSKSIKTDGIIEPLIVRHSSDGAYEIICGERRFEAAKKIGLKKVPAIVKDVPDLKALEISMIENLQRENLNPIEEAEGYHIMANKFHLSQQDISQRVGKSRSTVANSMRLLDLPEEVKLLVRKSGISAGHARTILSLKEKKLMIVAAQRIVDKNLSVRDTENYVEEIKRTHKPIKKQKKIHSNPEISSIESKMSEKIGNPVKIKMSGKKGRIVIEFFSHEELNQIMEKFGVTELS; this is translated from the coding sequence TTGAATATGAAAAAAAGACTTGGTAAAGGTTTTGACGCCCTTATAGGATCCGCAACTTCTCTCAAGACTTCAGAAGACGAACTCGTCGAGTTAGACGTAAACATTTTAAAAAAAGGAAAGTTTCAGCCCCGGACTTATTTCGACGACGAAGCTCTTGAAGAACTTTCAAAGTCAATAAAAACGGACGGTATAATCGAGCCTCTCATTGTGCGTCATTCATCCGACGGCGCTTACGAGATAATATGCGGCGAGAGAAGATTTGAAGCCGCGAAAAAAATTGGCTTGAAAAAAGTACCGGCAATCGTGAAAGACGTCCCGGATTTGAAGGCGCTTGAAATATCGATGATTGAAAACCTCCAGAGAGAGAACCTCAATCCAATCGAAGAAGCAGAGGGCTACCACATAATGGCTAACAAATTTCACCTAAGCCAGCAAGACATATCTCAAAGAGTCGGCAAGAGCAGGTCTACTGTTGCAAACTCAATGCGGCTCCTCGATCTTCCGGAAGAGGTCAAACTGCTCGTCAGAAAATCCGGCATATCAGCAGGTCACGCGAGGACGATTCTTTCTCTTAAAGAGAAAAAACTCATGATAGTGGCGGCTCAGAGGATAGTCGATAAGAATCTCTCCGTGCGAGACACAGAAAACTACGTCGAGGAAATAAAGAGAACCCATAAACCTATCAAGAAACAGAAAAAAATTCACTCAAACCCTGAAATATCTTCCATCGAGAGCAAAATGTCCGAAAAAATCGGCAACCCCGTGAAGATAAAAATGTCGGGTAAAAAAGGGCGTATTGTAATAGAATTTTTTTCACACGAAGAACTCAACCAAATAATGGAAAAGTTCGGCGTCACCGAACTTTCATAG
- a CDS encoding TonB-dependent receptor: protein MFAAIVRLSAEGALVHGVVKDAADFTPLNAATVFLDGDLVCLTGADGEFSAQNVQSGVHSLRFQRLGYKSLEITISIEQTEAKNLFIFMDCEPIEFSGMTVFGSPDEYHGGIVIGREELERSGSLNVSEAIEDIVGVTVTGQNPGDYANVYLSGPSAGRVGIYIDGIRINDPSSGNFDVSSIPISSVEKIVIIKNPGAGSDPGGQLHIFLKKPNSEENKVRTSAGSFDFYSLQIHALPHVFLKERYLSLDFSCESYNGGYPAEGYPGGAVENNDSRKIGSAVKLFLGDGTPLEISLLSNWRKRGVPGQADGSVMTLSRLSELNLTAWASLTGSLGNISYVAMVSHGMNSRQYLCPQRQAIPGQSDSGYFFPENSKTGSNSTELSLSLSRKFESKLEIVFSGMFKRQDYFFEDLLRESMPRVYAKRYDHSISAKAVFTDFIGESRMRLELEAMPVFTSNESEEDFLMTYSSFLNVFSKPGAVFASGGIGFSHNAYFPNFSQTHTVESAYSAGNPYLEPEKSHTLNLDFDLKKGQNFLFSARAFYSILEDMIVWRRNFKGQYQPQNLGKADGLGCDFYARLDFNRQVFLTSGISLQSVKNRTDKDINCGNYLTYRPVYRFSAAFGFKSENFFSEVEFRQIARRYTREANTDPYGLSRTSLEPYRVTNIYVTRLIDLKKMVLSFSLHLENIFDERYYIVEQMPVEGRTIKTEVSVTW from the coding sequence TTGTTTGCGGCAATCGTCAGGCTTTCAGCTGAAGGCGCTTTGGTTCATGGAGTGGTGAAAGACGCAGCCGATTTCACTCCCTTGAACGCGGCGACGGTTTTTCTCGACGGTGATCTTGTATGCCTGACTGGTGCAGACGGTGAATTTTCAGCCCAAAATGTACAGTCGGGAGTTCATTCCCTCCGTTTTCAGAGACTCGGATACAAGAGCCTTGAAATTACGATTTCCATCGAGCAGACCGAGGCTAAGAATCTTTTCATCTTCATGGATTGCGAGCCCATAGAGTTCTCCGGTATGACGGTTTTCGGCAGTCCGGACGAATATCACGGCGGCATAGTGATAGGAAGGGAAGAGCTGGAAAGGTCGGGAAGCCTGAATGTTTCGGAAGCGATTGAAGATATAGTCGGAGTGACGGTAACGGGACAGAATCCCGGAGATTATGCGAACGTGTACCTCAGCGGACCCTCCGCCGGAAGGGTTGGGATATACATCGACGGAATCAGAATAAACGACCCTTCTTCAGGGAATTTCGATGTTTCTTCAATCCCCATTTCATCAGTCGAAAAAATAGTGATTATCAAAAACCCGGGAGCGGGTTCTGACCCCGGCGGTCAGCTGCATATTTTTTTGAAAAAGCCGAACTCTGAAGAGAATAAAGTCAGGACCTCGGCAGGTTCTTTCGATTTCTATTCTCTTCAGATTCACGCGCTACCCCATGTATTTCTCAAAGAAAGATATCTCTCTTTGGATTTTTCATGCGAGTCCTATAACGGAGGCTACCCGGCGGAAGGTTATCCTGGAGGCGCGGTTGAAAACAACGATTCGAGAAAAATTGGCTCTGCTGTAAAGCTGTTTTTAGGAGACGGAACTCCGTTGGAGATATCTTTGTTAAGCAATTGGAGGAAAAGGGGTGTGCCCGGTCAAGCCGACGGATCCGTGATGACCCTTTCAAGACTTTCAGAATTAAACCTCACGGCTTGGGCGAGTCTTACCGGATCTCTTGGAAATATTTCTTACGTTGCCATGGTCTCTCACGGTATGAATTCAAGGCAATACCTCTGTCCCCAAAGACAGGCGATTCCCGGACAGAGCGACAGCGGATATTTTTTTCCGGAAAATTCAAAGACAGGCAGCAACTCGACAGAACTTTCCCTGTCACTTTCCAGAAAATTCGAAAGCAAATTGGAGATAGTGTTCAGCGGAATGTTCAAGAGGCAGGACTATTTTTTCGAGGATTTGCTAAGAGAATCAATGCCTCGGGTTTACGCGAAGAGATACGATCATTCGATATCCGCAAAAGCTGTTTTCACAGATTTTATAGGCGAATCGAGAATGAGGCTTGAACTTGAAGCAATGCCTGTTTTTACGTCAAATGAATCTGAAGAAGATTTCTTGATGACGTATTCTTCTTTCTTGAATGTTTTCTCAAAGCCAGGAGCCGTTTTCGCGTCAGGAGGTATAGGGTTTTCCCACAACGCCTATTTTCCGAATTTTTCCCAGACTCACACCGTCGAGAGCGCATATTCCGCTGGGAACCCATATTTGGAACCAGAAAAATCCCATACGTTGAACTTGGATTTTGATTTGAAAAAAGGACAGAACTTTTTGTTTTCCGCCAGAGCTTTTTATAGCATTCTCGAAGACATGATAGTCTGGAGAAGGAATTTCAAAGGCCAATATCAGCCTCAAAACCTTGGAAAAGCGGATGGTTTGGGTTGCGATTTTTACGCGAGGCTCGATTTTAACAGGCAAGTGTTTTTGACTTCGGGAATTTCTCTGCAGAGCGTCAAAAACAGAACTGACAAAGATATAAACTGCGGAAACTATCTCACCTACCGTCCGGTCTACAGGTTTTCAGCCGCTTTTGGTTTTAAATCGGAAAACTTTTTTTCTGAAGTTGAGTTCAGACAAATCGCAAGGCGCTATACGAGGGAGGCGAACACCGATCCGTACGGTTTATCCAGAACTTCGCTCGAACCTTACAGGGTAACGAATATTTACGTTACACGTTTGATAGATTTAAAAAAAATGGTTTTAAGTTTTTCACTGCATTTAGAAAACATATTCGACGAGAGGTATTACATCGTCGAGCAGATGCCCGTCGAGGGCAGGACAATCAAAACGGAGGTGAGTGTGACATGGTGA
- a CDS encoding M42 family metallopeptidase, translating to MYLEKLSNLCGVAGYEHNVRKFIKDTVSKYVSSVETDALGNLICFVKGKDKSQRLLMAAHMDEVGFIVESIDKDGFIHFTPSGGVDPRVLPAKRVLIGDKSIPGIICWPPPHLMKKKNDSVPSVSTLVIDIGAENEKASKAKVSVGDFLTFDTKFGFLTKDRIKGKAFDDRIGCSLLMDILKKKEEYPFDLFVVFTVQEEVGLRGAGVLGERLDPKAALILEGTGAADFPPDDDEIDLPQYPSLGKGPVVTISDRSIFVGKKMLDLIEKTAKENKIKYQFKQPQVGGTDAGRIHVSRKGIPSAIISVPARYIHSPVSISSLSDYRETLKLVESIMPVIAKSF from the coding sequence ATGTACCTTGAAAAACTTTCAAATTTATGCGGTGTCGCCGGTTATGAGCACAACGTGAGGAAGTTCATTAAAGACACCGTTTCCAAATACGTGTCTTCCGTGGAAACCGACGCCCTGGGGAATCTCATTTGCTTCGTAAAAGGAAAGGACAAATCGCAGAGGCTGCTCATGGCGGCTCACATGGACGAAGTCGGTTTTATCGTCGAGAGCATAGATAAGGACGGTTTTATCCATTTCACTCCGTCAGGGGGCGTAGACCCTCGAGTGCTTCCGGCGAAAAGAGTCCTCATAGGCGATAAATCGATACCCGGCATTATATGCTGGCCTCCGCCTCATTTGATGAAGAAAAAAAACGACTCAGTTCCCTCTGTTTCAACCCTCGTAATTGACATTGGAGCGGAAAATGAAAAGGCGTCCAAGGCGAAAGTTTCCGTAGGAGACTTTTTGACCTTTGACACAAAGTTTGGTTTTTTGACAAAAGACAGAATAAAGGGAAAAGCTTTCGACGACAGAATAGGCTGTTCTCTTTTGATGGACATACTAAAAAAGAAAGAAGAGTATCCTTTTGACCTTTTCGTCGTATTCACTGTTCAGGAAGAAGTTGGACTCAGAGGCGCAGGTGTCTTGGGCGAGAGACTTGACCCTAAAGCGGCGTTAATTCTCGAAGGAACAGGCGCGGCTGACTTTCCTCCCGACGATGACGAAATCGATCTGCCGCAATACCCCTCTCTCGGCAAAGGACCGGTGGTGACGATTTCAGACCGATCGATTTTCGTCGGAAAGAAAATGCTCGACCTCATAGAGAAGACAGCGAAAGAAAACAAGATCAAGTATCAGTTCAAACAACCGCAGGTCGGAGGCACAGACGCGGGAAGAATTCACGTATCGAGAAAAGGAATTCCGAGCGCGATAATCAGCGTCCCGGCGAGATACATTCATTCGCCTGTTTCTATTTCGTCACTTTCCGACTACAGGGAAACTCTCAAGCTGGTCGAAAGTATTATGCCGGTGATAGCAAAATCATTTTAG
- a CDS encoding DUF559 domain-containing protein translates to MMTSRNSRVLVAILKNIEDLDIAKNLHWYRIPVESAEKWLSRHWPPYWLAFYQPKIFKGQEFSVRYYAKVLRIERAKRWQLFPQKRVLVNSEKEYDQIRVSKLLELERPIISLRKRRIIFINTTYFKLLNALEINDLYRGSEIEEALWRRLKNSGITAERQELIKVGKKNYFLDFAIYCRNGKIDVEADGDFWHHNSKKARNDNERNNDLSSSGWHVLRFTSEQIFKENGIKCVEKIGQTMEFLGEKNVLKKPARPTITKKLERGK, encoded by the coding sequence ATGATGACATCCCGTAATTCACGTGTACTCGTCGCGATATTAAAAAACATAGAGGACTTGGATATAGCCAAAAATCTTCACTGGTACAGGATACCGGTGGAAAGCGCTGAAAAGTGGCTTTCCCGTCACTGGCCTCCGTATTGGCTCGCTTTTTATCAGCCAAAAATTTTCAAAGGGCAGGAATTTTCGGTTAGGTACTACGCTAAAGTCCTTAGAATCGAAAGAGCTAAGAGATGGCAGCTTTTCCCGCAAAAACGAGTGTTGGTGAATTCAGAAAAAGAGTATGACCAAATCAGGGTTTCAAAACTTTTGGAACTTGAAAGACCGATCATTAGTTTGAGGAAAAGAAGAATAATTTTCATCAACACAACTTATTTCAAGCTTCTCAACGCTTTGGAAATCAACGATTTGTATAGAGGCAGCGAAATAGAGGAGGCACTTTGGCGAAGATTGAAAAATTCCGGAATAACTGCAGAAAGACAGGAACTGATCAAGGTCGGCAAAAAGAACTATTTTCTCGACTTCGCCATTTACTGCAGAAATGGAAAGATTGACGTCGAAGCCGACGGCGACTTTTGGCATCACAATTCAAAAAAAGCCCGAAACGACAACGAAAGGAACAACGATCTTTCTTCTTCTGGATGGCATGTTCTGCGCTTCACCTCCGAGCAAATTTTCAAAGAGAACGGCATAAAATGCGTAGAAAAAATCGGACAAACCATGGAATTTTTAGGGGAAAAAAATGTGCTTAAGAAACCCGCGAGACCAACGATTACAAAAAAACTGGAAAGGGGGAAGTGA
- a CDS encoding ParA family protein, whose translation MSKVISITNQKGGVAKTTTAVNLGASLAAAEKKVLIIDADPQANATIGLGVDSALAKNLYDIFSGKYAPLETIIKFDYLPVFHLIPSSQHLSAMEVELAGENDRNDFLKEALKELRDIYDYIILDTPPTLGILTVNALAAADSILITMQPEFYALDGLSKLMRTYQLINRELNPSLAIEGIIFTLVDPRLKLVKEIMDEVREHFPELVFSTYVARNIRLAEAPSFGKPILLYDAESTGAKNYVSLALEFLKRERLEYEKKTW comes from the coding sequence TTGTCTAAAGTAATTTCAATAACCAATCAAAAAGGCGGCGTGGCGAAAACCACAACAGCTGTGAACCTCGGAGCGTCATTAGCAGCCGCGGAAAAGAAGGTTCTGATAATTGACGCAGACCCCCAGGCAAACGCCACTATAGGGCTCGGGGTTGACTCAGCCCTCGCAAAAAACCTCTACGATATATTTTCCGGAAAATACGCCCCACTTGAAACCATAATAAAATTCGACTATCTGCCGGTCTTCCACCTCATACCTTCTTCACAGCACCTATCGGCGATGGAAGTCGAATTGGCCGGGGAAAACGACAGGAACGATTTTCTGAAAGAGGCTTTGAAAGAACTAAGGGACATTTACGACTACATAATACTCGACACCCCTCCGACCCTCGGTATTTTGACAGTCAACGCCCTTGCCGCCGCCGACAGCATTTTAATAACAATGCAGCCGGAATTTTACGCTTTAGACGGATTGAGCAAATTGATGAGGACTTACCAGCTCATCAACCGCGAGCTCAACCCTTCGCTGGCTATAGAAGGCATTATTTTCACCCTCGTCGACCCGAGGTTGAAACTGGTCAAAGAAATAATGGACGAGGTAAGGGAACATTTCCCGGAACTCGTGTTTTCAACCTATGTTGCGAGAAACATAAGGCTCGCGGAAGCTCCGAGTTTCGGCAAACCGATTCTCCTGTACGACGCCGAATCTACAGGGGCTAAAAACTATGTCTCTCTCGCTTTGGAGTTTTTAAAAAGAGAAAGGCTTGAATATGAAAAAAAGACTTGGTAA